CGTGCCGATGTCGACGAAAATGCCGAAAAAGTAGCGCAAGAAGCGCTGCCCGGCGCTGTCCATCCAGCCCGCGTTCGTGGCGAGCCAGCTCCGCATCATCCAGCCGGTAACACGCGCGGTGATCGCGCCGATGCACAAGAGACCGAGAAAAATCGTAAAGAGTGCGTCCATCGCCGAGCTCCTCGTTGATGGGGTCCTACGAGCCCCCGAAACGAAGCTTCCCACGCCCACGAAAAAAACGCGCGCCCGACGAGCGCCCGCGCTCCGAGCGCGCAGGGGAGGACGCCGAAACGGCGCGAAAAGTGGCGCTTTTTTTCGCGGTGGGCCCATGCCATGCTGGGGAAATGCGCGTCCCTGGGAACATCTTCCGCGAGTACGACATCCGCGGAAAAGCCGATCGTGACCTCTCCGACGACCTCGCCACCCACCTCGGGCGGGCCCTCGCCACGCTGCTCGGCGAGGCGGCGGGCAAAGACACCCCCAAGATCGCCGTCGCGAGGGATTGCCGCCTCTCCGGCCCGCGCCTCCACGCCGCGCTCGTGAAGGGCCTCGTCGAGCGAGGGGTCCACGTGGTCGACCTCGGCATCGGCCCGACGCCGATGCTCTACTTCGGGGTGCACCACCTCGGGACCGACGGCGGCATCATGATCACCGGGAGCCACAACCCGGGCGACGAGAACGGCTTCAAGATCATGAAGGGCAAGGCGTCGTTCTTCGGCGACGACATCCAGAAGGCCCGCGCCACGATCGAAGAAGAGCGCTACGCCCCGGCCCGCGAGGGCCGCGTCGAGGAGATCGACGTGCAGGGCGCCTACACCGCCACCATGAAGGAGAAGTTCGACTTCTCCAGCGCCTCGGGCATGAAGTTCGTGCTCGACGCGGGCAACGGCGCCGGCGGCCCCCTCGCTCTCCGCGTGCTCTCGGCGCTCGGGCTCACGGCCGACCCGCTCTTCTGCGACATGGACGGCACGTTCCCGAACCACCACCCCGACCCGACGGTGCCGAAGAACCTCGAGGCGCTCGTCGCCCGCGTGAAGGAGACGAAGGCCCGCGTCGGCCTCGCGTTCGACGGCGACGCCGATCGCCTCGGCGCGGTCGACGAGAACGGCGACGTCATCTGGGGAGACAAGCTTCTCATCCTCTTCTCTCGCGCGCTCCTCGCGAAGAAGCCGGGCGCCGCGGTGCTCGGCGAGGTGAAGTGCTCGCAGACCTTGTACGACGACATCGCGAAGCACGGCGGCAGGCCGATCGTGTGGAAGACCGGA
The DNA window shown above is from Myxococcales bacterium and carries:
- a CDS encoding phosphomannomutase/phosphoglucomutase, which gives rise to MRVPGNIFREYDIRGKADRDLSDDLATHLGRALATLLGEAAGKDTPKIAVARDCRLSGPRLHAALVKGLVERGVHVVDLGIGPTPMLYFGVHHLGTDGGIMITGSHNPGDENGFKIMKGKASFFGDDIQKARATIEEERYAPAREGRVEEIDVQGAYTATMKEKFDFSSASGMKFVLDAGNGAGGPLALRVLSALGLTADPLFCDMDGTFPNHHPDPTVPKNLEALVARVKETKARVGLAFDGDADRLGAVDENGDVIWGDKLLILFSRALLAKKPGAAVLGEVKCSQTLYDDIAKHGGRPIVWKTGHSLIKTKMKEEHADLAGEMSGHLFFADRYFGFDDATYAALRLLEILAADPRPLSEMLADVPKTFTTPELRVDCPDAIKFDIVKAVTQKYKDRGLDVLDIDGARITFEKGGAPTWGLVRASNTGPVLVLRFEAGTEARLAEIRADVEGAVAEERKRLAG